A genomic window from Longimicrobium sp. includes:
- a CDS encoding polymer-forming cytoskeletal protein, translated as MHTDRMNRGFAAVAFAALAALLGTAHTLPAQDTLEAGAHPAAEIRRGGDRIVVGRDVEIGPDEVVEGKVVVTGGDLAVRGRVQGNVTVVGGDLRIVQGAAVGGSVQVSGGDLENFGTVNGDARVLGGRLVNHHGRVLGEMRVEGGEERVAGRRTAGDGRLRMSNRGFLGQFSDGLSGLLSTIALGLLLAGVGAAAVFYAHPRLDRVSDSVRADTLRAGALGVATGFLIFPAYVVGIVVLVLTLIGIPLLLVFVPLFPIVVMAAGAGGLVAVAHALGERTAERRGNWDAQYRNSYAYVFTGLAVMLAPLIAANLLKMTVFLGFAGGLLEFLAKMGLAFAAAVGFGALLLTRAGAGGTWQWRRTRDYDPIFDGGPAGGSGTGV; from the coding sequence ATGCACACTGATCGGATGAACCGCGGGTTCGCGGCCGTCGCATTCGCCGCGCTCGCGGCGCTGCTGGGCACGGCGCACACCCTGCCCGCGCAGGACACGCTGGAGGCCGGCGCCCACCCCGCCGCCGAGATCCGCCGCGGAGGCGACCGCATCGTCGTCGGCCGCGACGTGGAGATCGGGCCGGACGAGGTGGTGGAAGGCAAGGTGGTGGTGACCGGCGGCGACCTCGCCGTGCGGGGCCGCGTGCAGGGCAACGTCACCGTCGTGGGCGGCGACCTGCGCATCGTGCAGGGCGCGGCCGTGGGCGGCAGCGTGCAGGTGAGCGGCGGCGACCTGGAGAACTTCGGCACCGTGAACGGCGACGCCCGCGTGCTCGGCGGGCGCCTGGTGAACCACCACGGCCGCGTGCTCGGCGAGATGCGGGTGGAGGGCGGCGAGGAGCGCGTGGCCGGCCGCCGCACCGCCGGCGACGGGCGCCTGCGCATGAGCAACCGCGGCTTCCTGGGCCAGTTCAGCGACGGGCTCTCCGGGCTCCTCTCCACCATCGCGCTGGGACTGCTCCTGGCCGGCGTGGGCGCGGCGGCGGTCTTCTACGCACACCCGAGGCTGGACCGGGTGAGCGACTCGGTACGGGCGGACACGTTGCGGGCCGGCGCGCTGGGAGTGGCCACCGGCTTCCTGATCTTCCCGGCGTACGTCGTCGGCATCGTGGTCCTGGTGCTCACACTGATCGGCATCCCCCTCCTGCTGGTCTTCGTGCCGCTCTTCCCCATCGTGGTGATGGCGGCCGGGGCAGGCGGGCTGGTGGCGGTGGCGCACGCCCTGGGCGAGCGCACGGCGGAGCGGCGCGGCAACTGGGACGCGCAGTACCGCAACTCCTACGCGTACGTCTTCACCGGCCTGGCGGTGATGCTGGCCCCGCTCATCGCGGCGAACCTGCTGAAGATGACCGTCTTCCTGGGCTTCGCGGGCGGGCTGCTGGAGTTCCTGGCGAAGATGGGGCTCGCGTTCGCCGCGGCGGTCGGGTTCGGCGCGCTGCTCCTGACGCGCGCCGGCGCGGGCGGGACG